In Mucinivorans hirudinis, the DNA window GCTATTTTTAGAGGAAATATCATTGTTTGAGGAGTTCGACCATTATGTAGCCTACCTAAAAAACTACACCGGAACATCAACCGCTATTATACGGGGAATGTTCCGGTGTTCTTTTTGTGATTACCGACCAATATGCAATATCACTATTCTGGGTCGGCTGATCGATGGAAACTTCTATGAGGCGTAAACTCTACTGACCGTCTTTCTTTGGTCTGATCTGTCTGCCCCTTATTAATATTGTAGTATGGTCGGCTTTTGTGCGCTTTTACTACAAACTTGCCAAAGTTAATCAATGAGATGTTGTTCCCTTGTTTCAGCTCTTCTAAAAGGAGACTTAGGAACGGTTCTACAATTTCATTCAGTTCCCATTTCTGATAACTGATACCTTGGCTTGAGAGTTGTTTGTATAACTTGTCAATTAACTGTTGCTTATTCATTGGATTAAAAAGAGTATCGAGAACATAATGGCTTTATGTGTATCTCGACACGCTTGTCTTCCAAAATCCGCAACATCGCTTTATAAAGAGGTAGCTCTTCTACCCCTGCTATTTTGAGTGCCTCAATCTTCATCGTGTTTTCAATGAGTTCAAGATACTCTTGCTCGGTGATTGTTACATATTTTATGTGGTTAGATTTTAACTTGGCCATAACCTCGATTGGTTACATCTATATCCTTCAGTTTATCATCTATAATCTTTCAGTTTACTTTTCGCCGTAGTCTGCCGGAATCTCACCCCACTCTCTATTATCCCAATGTAGAACTTCAATAGTCTCGACCTCTGCGGCAAAGGCTTTCAGAAACACCTCCGCTTTTTGAAGTGCAGGATTGCGTTTCTTAGAGGCTGTGCGCTTTGCTTTAAACCACGCTATTGCTGTGGTGCTATCGGTATAGATGGTTCGTGGAGAGTAGCCGTTTGCGATAATGTATTTGACCGCTTCGACTACTCCCAAGAACTCTCCTATATTAATAGTCTGAAAGCCCAGAGACACGCTGAACAACTCTTCGCCGGTGGATATATCCACAGCTCTGTATCGGGTTAATCTATTTTTGGTGGAGTGAGCGCCGTCTGTGGCTATTCCGTGAGTGGGTCGGCACATTGTAACACGTAGTCCGGTATATGATACCCATCTCGACGCATACGTTGTACGACCTGCCTCGCTTTGTGAGATAGGTCTTCGATGACCTGTTCGACATCTTCAATTTCTCCTGTATCTCGGAGAAATTTGGTGATACCCGCCAGTGTTCTGGTGGATACGTTTCTACCGTCTTTGGGGTCGAAGTAGACGATTTTGTTTCCAAACGAAACGGTTACTTGATAGATTCCGTTTGAAATGATGAATGTGTCTACATGGGCTTTGAATAGAGCTAACCTTGCCGACACGACCACATAGCCTGTGCTATTGTGCATCGGCTTTAATTCAACGTCATAAAGTTTGTTGACTTGAATTTTGTCTTTGAGCTCTTTTGCAAGAAGACAGATTTTTTTGCCAAAGCGGGAATCCTCTCGAACCCCCAGTAATTTACTGGTTTTTGATTGACGAGATACAAAACCTATGATCTCGCCTGTCTGCTGTGATACCGCAAATTTCATTTGCGTTTTCTCCAATTCCATTTTTCATTATTGGTTCCATCTATATCCTTGGTTCTACAGGATTTCGTGTGAGAATAGTTATCTTTGCCGAATGACAGCAACCGAAGTATTGAGTAAATTATTATTGCCTATGAGTAGTGATTGGTCGATAGGCAGTGTAGACATCGACGAGCAAAACGAGGAAGTTCGTATTGAGCTTGTCTATAACAATGAAGTGGTAATTATTGATGGCGTAAGTTATCCTATCTATGACTATCGTTCAGTTCGAGAGTGGCGACACTTGGATTTGTGGCAATATAAGAGTTACCTTGTTGCCCGTATTCCGCGTTATATTGTTGGAGATAAGGTAATAAGCTTGGGCGTACCGTGGTCAGCGCCATTGGAACGTATGACCACTTTGCTCGAAAAAAAACGATAGAGACTTTGCAAGTAACCAAGAGTCAGAGTGGTACTGCAAGGTTATTGCGTATAAGTTTTGACCAAGTACATCGCGTGATGCACCGAGCAGTAGAGCGCGGTATGGCATTGCGAGATAGTGATGAGCTATATAAATATGTTAGCATTGACGAGAAAGCTATAAGTCGTGGTCACGAGTACGCATCAATTTTATCGGATGAGTTGAGCGGAATTGTGATAGAGGTTAGTAAAGGCAGGACAAAGGAAAGTGTTGATAATTTGTGTATTAAAGGTTTATCTGAGGAGCAGCGAGGGGCAGTAGAGCGAATATGCACCGATATGTGGGATCCTTATATTTACGCAGCAAAGGAGTATTTTGGGCAAGCATTGCACTGCCACGATAATTTTCATTTGGTCGGTTATTTGAATAAGGCTGTTGATAAGGTACGTCGCCGAGAGGTTAAGTTACACGAAGATTTGAAACGAACTAAGTATTTGTGGCTCAAGGACACAAATAATTTTACAGATAAGCAGTATGCGACTTTCGAGGCTATACGGGGAGCAAATTACGAGGTATCTCGGGCTTGGCAAGTGAAGGAGAATTTTAGAGATATTCAGTTTCGGCAAGAAAACTATCAAAGTGCATTATCAATATATATGCTTTGGAAACAGAACGCATTAAGGGTAAATATACCTGAGATAAACCAAGTAGTAGAAATGTTTGACAGGCATAAAAAAGGAATTGTAAATGCGATACTAACTGGCGCAAGTAATGCAAGGGCAGAGAGGTTAAACAGCTCTATCGAAGAGATAAAAAGAATAGGCAGAGGATACCATAAATTTGAAAACTTCAGAACCGCAATACTATTCTTCAATGCAAACCTCAAACTTTACCCACACGAAAACCAGTAGAACCATATCCTTCAGTTTATCATCTAAAATCTTTCAGTTTATCATTGTGCCTCAAATTTAATTATTTTGCCTCAAACAACCAAACTTTATTTGCTTAATTTTCTGTGTGTTAGCCCAACTTCAACGCCAAAAAGTTTTTTCAGTGTTTTTTTGCTCAAAAACGGGTATGATTTCATACTATTGAGTTGATTTTCAGAAGATGCTTATTTGGTGAAGTGCTTTGTAATACCCACGGGAGTAAATT includes these proteins:
- a CDS encoding Ribonuclease HI-related protein 3 encodes the protein MCRPTHGIATDGAHSTKNRLTRYRAVDISTGEELFSVSLGFQTINIGEFLGVVEAVKYIIANGYSPRTIYTDSTTAIAWFKAKRTASKKRNPALQKAEVFLKAFAAEVETIEVLHWDNREWGEIPADYGEK